One stretch of Frankiaceae bacterium DNA includes these proteins:
- a CDS encoding RNA polymerase sigma factor produces the protein MTTQPELPDVAPLPARPLLYVAPAPAESDVDFDGFVRAYEGRLRRLVMRRIGDLCEAEEITQETLLRAYQHRASFATEDELMAWSTVVAQRLVIDRVRVRGRSVAVAEVPETARMGRDTADIVVARHEARAALESLEAIPTRQAAILWAREVEGLHYEEIAERFGITEPAVRSLLHRGRKALRKEFKDRTGSLPLNGLVPFAPWLLALKAAGRMRGAAKAAAKSSITAAAALSVSALVVATGIGPNAIGTRPTPDVRIDAGRGGATYVTSVREPVPAVDRATIRTAVRSYAVTPTSTAPPAPPGKDDGGGRSIKKCIPTSTDACVELGDDLDPFSGGEIQIGPDLPNNPVGIGNLKVASEYLNCDDVALPSSDLAKCTQRGESTDLTPSVSKPSTSEGVLR, from the coding sequence TTGACGACCCAGCCAGAGCTCCCTGACGTCGCGCCCCTCCCCGCGCGTCCGCTGCTCTACGTCGCCCCCGCCCCGGCGGAGTCCGACGTCGACTTCGACGGCTTCGTGCGCGCGTACGAGGGCAGGCTCCGCCGCCTGGTGATGCGCCGCATCGGCGACCTGTGCGAGGCGGAGGAGATCACGCAGGAGACGCTGCTGCGCGCGTACCAGCACCGGGCGTCGTTCGCGACCGAGGACGAGCTCATGGCCTGGTCGACGGTCGTGGCGCAGCGCCTGGTCATCGACCGGGTACGCGTCCGCGGCCGTTCGGTGGCGGTGGCCGAGGTGCCCGAGACCGCCCGGATGGGCCGCGACACCGCGGACATCGTCGTGGCGCGGCACGAGGCGCGCGCCGCGCTGGAGTCGCTGGAGGCCATCCCCACGCGCCAGGCCGCGATCCTCTGGGCCCGCGAGGTCGAGGGGCTGCACTACGAGGAGATCGCCGAGCGCTTCGGGATCACCGAGCCGGCCGTCCGTTCGCTGCTCCACCGGGGCCGCAAGGCGCTGCGCAAGGAGTTCAAGGACCGGACGGGCTCGCTGCCGCTGAACGGCCTGGTGCCGTTCGCGCCGTGGCTGCTCGCGCTCAAGGCCGCGGGCCGCATGCGCGGTGCCGCCAAGGCGGCCGCCAAGTCGTCCATCACCGCCGCCGCGGCGCTGAGCGTGAGCGCCCTGGTCGTCGCGACCGGCATCGGCCCGAACGCCATCGGCACCCGCCCCACGCCGGACGTGCGGATCGACGCGGGCAGGGGCGGCGCGACGTACGTCACGTCCGTCCGCGAGCCCGTCCCCGCGGTCGACCGGGCCACGATCCGCACGGCCGTGCGGTCGTACGCCGTCACGCCCACCTCGACCGCCCCACCGGCGCCACCGGGGAAGGACGACGGCGGGGGCAGGTCGATCAAGAAGTGCATCCCCACGAGCACCGACGCGTGCGTCGAGCTCGGTGACGACCTCGACCCGTTCAGCGGCGGCGAGATCCAGATCGGCCCCGACCTCCCGAACAACCCGGTCGGCATCGGCAACCTCAAGGTCGCCAGCGAGTACCTCAACTGCGACGACGTCGCACTGCCCAGCAGCGACCTCGCCAAGTGCACCCAGCGCGGCGAGTCCACCGACCTCACCCCCTCTGTTTCGAAGCCCAGCACTTCTGAAGGAGTCCTGCGATGA
- a CDS encoding PDZ domain-containing protein, translated as MSSRGATLGVSLALAVGLGVGGSQIKVPYVGLGPGPIFNTLGASGGSQLIQVPPERDHPAKGELNLTTVNVYTDLTLADAVWKWFDSSFAVVPHDVIYPPGTSVEDADKQTRVEMTKSQEDAVTAALCELGTPVVARVELEGVGDESPAEKAGLRANDVVTAIDGQTVDSVCTLRRLMLKHKPGDLVRIGYRRGQNGPDRTAEVQTRAGDVGPDGAPLMGVGLVERDQKPPFEVKIALNDVGGPSAGLMFALGIYDRLTPGDLTGGFVIAGTGSINEDGTVGAIGGIQQKLVAAKEYGAKYFLTPAGNHDEARRATPDGLTLVPVATFTEALDAVRKIADGSLR; from the coding sequence ATGTCCAGTCGTGGCGCGACGCTCGGCGTCTCGCTGGCGCTCGCCGTCGGCCTCGGCGTCGGCGGGTCCCAGATCAAGGTGCCGTACGTCGGCCTCGGCCCCGGGCCGATCTTCAACACGCTCGGCGCGAGCGGCGGCAGCCAGCTCATCCAGGTCCCCCCGGAGCGCGACCACCCCGCCAAGGGCGAGCTGAACCTCACCACCGTCAACGTCTACACCGACCTCACGCTGGCCGACGCCGTGTGGAAGTGGTTCGACTCGTCGTTCGCGGTCGTGCCACACGACGTCATCTACCCGCCGGGCACCAGCGTCGAGGACGCCGACAAGCAGACGCGCGTCGAGATGACCAAGTCGCAGGAGGATGCCGTCACCGCGGCTCTCTGCGAGCTCGGCACGCCCGTCGTCGCGCGGGTCGAGCTGGAGGGCGTCGGCGACGAGTCGCCCGCCGAGAAGGCGGGGCTGCGCGCCAACGACGTCGTCACCGCCATCGACGGCCAGACCGTCGACTCGGTGTGCACGCTGCGCCGCCTCATGCTGAAGCACAAGCCCGGCGACCTCGTCCGCATCGGCTACCGCCGCGGCCAGAACGGCCCCGACCGGACCGCCGAGGTGCAGACGCGCGCGGGTGACGTGGGTCCGGACGGCGCGCCGTTGATGGGCGTGGGGCTCGTGGAGCGCGACCAGAAGCCGCCGTTCGAGGTCAAGATCGCGCTGAACGACGTCGGCGGGCCGAGCGCCGGCCTCATGTTCGCGCTGGGCATCTACGACCGCCTCACGCCCGGCGACCTCACCGGTGGCTTCGTCATCGCCGGCACCGGCTCCATCAACGAGGACGGCACCGTCGGCGCGATCGGCGGCATCCAGCAGAAGCTCGTGGCCGCCAAGGAGTACGGCGCCAAGTACTTCCTCACGCCCGCCGGCAACCACGACGAGGCCAGGCGCGCCACGCCCGACGGGCTGACGCTGGTCCCCGTGGCGACGTTCACCGAGGCGCTCGACGCCGTCCGCAAGATCGCCGACGGCAGCCTGCGCTAG
- a CDS encoding ATP-binding protein yields MDAAVPFALVAAVQLLALAAALGLAAAGGAAAFRERSRVLLVTGGVLLAAAHGFTGALLGSTDGTQYALLRAAGYACVALGSGGLALAVTAAPGVVLPLGAAPAPAAVAAVMAAFAGVMAARTNRPGRLLLVGSFAVAAATELLVPAARTSPTAAVALLVLRGLSSLALLAYVVRLVESSLLAKVVTAILAAVLGLALGTALVVGSVATGSLDKDSADRLADVARGQIDILLNEKQTSLSLAEVFANCARDRTASCQELITANSSRATVIGIVCGNAQCRDQYPGGAAFPELRDRVAVTSLRTNAAVKEVVGSTANRRVATLTVVLGRTPSIVAAGVAPIYLVEPTSPVRPFGAAVYATRIDAAYVADIARATGFGATLYVAGDRVSTSIDDVDRAKVLDAELRRLRVTEVLADESRPGISVTAEGSRPGVRYEAIRNEAGELLGVLALSAESDVILATQRRVLSSLFLGTVVIALLVGVLAVALGRRIVRPVTELTVAASRVRRGDLDVRTDVKSADELGVLARTFDAMTASLVTSNESLRRAAEDEAALRGRLETVLDSIGDGLVTTDARDHVVGVNRACLELLGAAEPDVLGRPVAEVLAGTTMQGEPLLTTLGAKAVGGVGRLDRADGGTCAVALAATPLRGAAGHVVVVRDMTREQEVERMKTEFLSNVSHELRTPLTPIRGYAEILHRRPDLPADKTSQYASSILESSVRMSRVVDLLVDVASLEAGRVEPHVAPVSVGEFIDERIAAWRKREPSREFRRRVSARLPDVLIDAQWVAKAYDELVDNAVKYSSSAVTLAATLSEDGRVRLTVRDTGEGIPDDRRAALFTPFEQVDGSATRSVGGLGLGLSFVRRVADDFGLDVVVESTLGKGSAFSLEVPAVARAVPAQRAKPRSTRSPKGRTR; encoded by the coding sequence ATGGACGCCGCGGTGCCGTTCGCGCTCGTCGCGGCGGTGCAACTCCTCGCCCTCGCGGCGGCGCTCGGCCTGGCCGCGGCGGGCGGCGCGGCCGCGTTCCGCGAACGCTCGCGCGTCCTCCTCGTCACCGGCGGCGTCCTCCTCGCCGCGGCGCACGGCTTCACCGGCGCGCTGCTCGGCAGCACCGACGGCACGCAGTACGCCCTCCTCCGCGCGGCCGGCTACGCCTGCGTCGCCCTCGGCTCGGGCGGCCTCGCCCTGGCGGTCACCGCCGCACCCGGCGTCGTCCTCCCGCTCGGCGCCGCGCCCGCGCCGGCCGCCGTCGCCGCGGTCATGGCGGCGTTCGCCGGGGTCATGGCGGCGCGCACCAACCGGCCAGGCCGCCTGCTGCTCGTGGGGTCGTTCGCGGTCGCGGCGGCCACCGAGCTGCTCGTGCCCGCCGCGCGGACCTCGCCGACCGCCGCCGTCGCGCTGCTCGTGCTGCGCGGCCTGTCGTCGCTGGCGCTGCTCGCGTACGTCGTCCGCCTCGTCGAGTCGAGCCTGCTCGCGAAGGTCGTCACGGCGATCCTCGCCGCCGTCCTCGGCCTCGCGCTCGGCACCGCCCTGGTCGTCGGCTCCGTCGCGACCGGCTCGCTCGACAAGGACAGCGCCGACCGGCTCGCCGACGTCGCGCGGGGCCAGATCGACATCCTGCTCAACGAGAAGCAGACGTCGCTCTCGCTCGCCGAGGTGTTCGCCAACTGCGCCCGCGACCGCACCGCGAGCTGCCAGGAGCTCATCACCGCCAACAGCTCCCGCGCCACCGTCATCGGCATCGTCTGCGGCAACGCGCAGTGCCGCGACCAGTACCCCGGCGGCGCCGCGTTCCCCGAGCTGCGCGACCGCGTCGCCGTGACGTCGCTGCGCACGAACGCCGCCGTCAAGGAGGTCGTCGGCTCTACCGCCAACCGGCGCGTCGCGACGCTCACGGTCGTCCTCGGCCGTACGCCCTCGATCGTCGCGGCCGGCGTCGCGCCGATCTACCTCGTCGAGCCCACCTCGCCCGTGCGGCCGTTCGGCGCGGCGGTGTACGCCACGCGCATCGACGCGGCGTACGTCGCCGACATCGCCCGCGCCACCGGCTTCGGCGCGACGCTGTACGTCGCCGGTGACCGCGTCTCCACCAGCATCGACGACGTCGACCGCGCGAAGGTCCTCGACGCCGAGCTGCGCAGGCTGCGCGTCACCGAGGTCCTCGCCGACGAGAGCCGGCCCGGTATCTCCGTCACCGCCGAGGGCTCGCGTCCCGGCGTGCGGTACGAGGCCATCCGCAACGAGGCCGGCGAGCTCCTCGGCGTCCTCGCGCTGTCCGCCGAGTCCGACGTCATCCTCGCCACGCAGCGGCGCGTGCTGTCGTCGCTGTTCCTCGGCACTGTCGTCATCGCGCTGCTCGTCGGCGTCCTCGCCGTCGCGCTCGGCCGCCGCATCGTCCGCCCCGTCACCGAGCTGACCGTCGCCGCGTCGCGCGTACGCCGCGGCGACCTCGACGTCCGTACCGACGTCAAGTCCGCCGACGAGCTCGGCGTGCTGGCGCGGACGTTCGACGCGATGACCGCGTCCCTGGTGACCTCGAACGAGTCGCTGCGCCGCGCCGCCGAGGACGAGGCGGCGCTGCGCGGGCGGCTGGAGACCGTGCTCGACTCGATCGGCGACGGTCTCGTCACGACCGACGCGCGCGACCACGTCGTCGGCGTCAACCGCGCCTGCCTCGAGCTGCTCGGCGCGGCCGAGCCGGACGTGCTCGGGCGTCCCGTCGCCGAAGTCCTGGCGGGGACGACGATGCAGGGGGAACCGTTGCTGACCACCCTGGGCGCCAAGGCCGTCGGCGGCGTGGGCCGGCTGGACCGCGCCGACGGCGGCACCTGCGCGGTGGCGCTCGCGGCGACGCCGTTGCGCGGCGCGGCGGGGCACGTCGTCGTCGTCCGCGACATGACGCGGGAGCAGGAGGTGGAGCGGATGAAGACGGAGTTCCTCTCGAACGTCTCCCACGAGCTCCGCACGCCGCTCACGCCCATCCGCGGCTACGCCGAGATCCTGCACCGCCGCCCCGACCTGCCCGCCGACAAGACCTCGCAGTACGCGAGCAGCATCCTCGAGTCGTCGGTTCGCATGTCCCGTGTCGTGGACCTGCTCGTCGACGTCGCCTCCCTCGAGGCGGGCCGTGTGGAGCCGCACGTCGCGCCGGTCTCCGTCGGTGAGTTCATCGACGAGCGCATCGCCGCGTGGCGCAAGCGCGAGCCGTCCCGCGAGTTCCGCCGCCGCGTCTCCGCGCGGCTGCCCGACGTGCTCATCGACGCGCAGTGGGTCGCGAAGGCGTACGACGAGCTCGTCGACAACGCCGTCAAGTACTCGTCCAGCGCCGTCACCCTCGCCGCGACGTTGAGCGAGGACGGGCGCGTCCGTCTCACCGTCAGGGACACAGGCGAGGGCATCCCCGACGACCGGCGGGCGGCGCTGTTCACGCCGTTCGAGCAGGTCGACGGCTCCGCCACCCGCAGCGTCGGCGGCCTCGGGCTCGGGCTGTCGTTCGTCCGCCGCGTCGCCGACGACTTCGGCCTCGACGTCGTCGTCGAGTCGACGCTGGGCAAGGGGTCGGCGTTCTCGCTCGAGGTCCCCGCCGTCGCGCGCGCCGTGCCCGCGCAGCGCGCCAAGCCGCGGTCCACCCGCTCGCCGAAGGGGCGTACCCGATGA